The genomic window AATAGAATAATAACTCTATATTTCAATTTTGCATTCAAGACCTTTATTTTTCTGTAAACCTTTAAACTGATGAATAAACGGGTGAACGTTTCTAGCAAATTTAGATACTTTGAATATTCTATACGAGTGGTGGATGTAGGGAATGTTCCTACATAACACTGTGTTTTAATCAGGATCCAGCGACAGATTTTATTTGAAACCTCTGACTGGATACAAAACTGTGGATACTGTGCACAAGGCCTACAATGGCTTACCATTTGCCAATATAACTGTCAAATTCAGCAGATTTAACAATTTATtgggcatttttttttacaaatggtaCTCAAGCACGCACGCATGCATGCACGTGTACGCACACACACAGATACTTATGAAATATCAAACACTTACTGCATTGGAACAGTGTTGTGACGCTTTGCAAACTCAACCACATTCCACCTGCACCTGCCATGTCACAAGCTTTTGACAGCTGTTGGACCAAAAATTTTCTAATGCAAATTTGCTAATGCACACAGTCTACATCCTGATTTCATTTGGTGTTTCTATCTGCTGTACCCCCATATCCATACTTGGGAAAGTTTAGAAAACTATCTGATAGAAGTTAGTTATTGTATGTTTAAAGTTAAaagttagaaatttaaacataaaaaatatatttcgtcacaataaatcataaaattattgcaatatttttatttgcaagatatataaaaaaaaaaaacattttaaaaattaatttgagtctttttgaaaaatattgtaaatctaGAATCCTAGAAAGaaaaacctacattattttttttttaaatacggtatacattttattcatttttatcattacaattattagacAACATGAGCTTATAAAAATGAGATAGTACAAAACTGTTTCTTCAGTGGTGTTTTTTGGTCTTGGTGAAACAGAGTATACAGCTCACAGCTCATTACCTTCCCCTATCAACAGGATTTAATGATGGACACGTCCGAATCAACTTAAGGCATCTGGAGCACCATGCATCGTCAACATAGTTTGAGAGGTATCAATTGAATGATTGGCTATTTTGGTTGTGTTTCATCAATGTGCTTTAGTTTTAATAGTTAATATAGAAACCTTTATAAGTGAGGGGCCAACTTATTCAGGGgtatatttgtgttagtgaggcgagatgataagtgcaatgcaaaaaaaaaagggggggggggtgcgtttACTTATATGCACGCGTTAGAATTTAAACATACTTGgcgatataaaaaaattaatttaaatttgcttgcaaataattaatagaaaaaaataataaaatgtctggATTGATATAAaaatggttggtaaagtataaattcaatcaaattaaaaatttttaacataaactcagtattcaatattaatacagcAAAACCTCATACAACGAATTCCTTTATAACAAAATCCACATTGTAACAAATCAGCTGTTAGATCCCGCAAAAATGCTATTAACCTATGTACTTGAGCCTCTAAATAATGAAGTATTTTATCACGGTTCCACCAAAAACACTCACTACAgcgaaggaaaaataaaaactcttcaaaacATTTCTGTagaattgtcattttttttttctttcttttacttagtaaataccgtatttaccagATTGCAAGACAACTCGAATGCAAGACGAGGTCAACTTTTTAACctttataaaccagaaaatagtatataacaagctataaataaacattttacataacatgaaaaagataattttctgtacttatattgttttatgttttgaaagatccacttaataaaattatttacatacattacaaagtCTTGAACATATTAACTTAGTCTGAGTCACTTTCAGATTCATCTGTTTCACTACTGGCATCAGTTTCACTTCCTTCAAGATTTTCCCATAAGATATCATTTGAGATCCATCAAGATTGTTGGATATGCAGCACTTATGGAAACCCTTTACTATGGAATCGGATGAAATGTTGTTCCATGCTGTCAGTATCCAATCTCCCAGCAAACAAAGTGAGGGTTTCTTCAGTTTACCAGCTGGTGTCAACGGCTTATCAGACATCATCCACTCTGTATACTGTCTGTGCAAACAGTCTTTGAATGGTTTGTTTACTACAACGTCcagcacctgtagctgagaggtCATACCTCCAGGTATAACAACGAGGTCTGTGGAGTAAGGTGGCCTCTAAAAGCATCTAGcagcagagctgccaacctcaaatcacacctatcagtaatggcaattaggtatatgaaaaaagtacgcgtaaatcatgcacgataaatttttcctggggcttTATAACACACactcaagataaaacaaggacaataatatgcaaaagaaaaagaaaaatatgaatacaatgcaaattaatgaataaaaaaaatatatttgaacaatacaatcatctgaatatgtaagaaatattaataattttactggatattttgaatcttcaattcaaagttaaactttaaagcaactgtctttttatttgctttttttatcctggttggataagaaatgtcatgtaaacaaacaagacaaacacaaggacttgtaaacaataactgcgttcgttactttcgtttcttcagatgtagcgaaaaaacgaagatatagtagatttattgctcgtcacggctttaaaatgttctgcatgtttctatgattcaatatgccgtctacagtcatcccttccaccatgtgcaatcgaaaagtcacacgtgcatacattacaaaaccgtggcgttccaaacatttgaaaacgacaagcatggccattcttttgaatatttaagtcgaaagctctgaagacttgcgtgtttttttttttttccagatacacattattctgtcacacgcttcatttctaaaaccggcactgaagaacacaacactatcgaaaaacataaaaaaatttcacgtctgtagacacgacaaaaacactatgatgaaaaaaaaatggctttcaagaaataaattaacaacacaggttagccaaagtaccgtacaaaaattatcgtgatttaagtagccttcaaacgataagtctgagaatatgtactagttgtatcgtacaacggacgtaataccatcccattattatttgtaaacacgagaattaatttacttatttcgacagtacatcgtacatgcgcacacttactagttccgttatttgtgcaaccaagcgatgtattcaaactgcgttcacgaaacaagcacagcagaaacggaattttctccgttacctcgcagcacaaagcctcgtttccgtaataaaccagcgatgttccgtaattccgtaattcggggttaaaatccgtaataattacggaaaatccgtaatggttggcagctctgtagcACTAACATACCACGTTGCCTCAAAAGAGCACCTGGCCTACGATTCCAAACAATCTTTACCCAGTCCATTACTAACTCATTCATCATCCATCCCTTTTCTTGGCATCTAACGATGAGTCCCTTTGGTAGCTTTTCTTTTGGCAGAGTTTTGCGGCGTAAAATGACATATGGAGGAAGTTTTCTTCCATTTGCCAACACTGCTAGCATTACAGTAATTATATTCTTTTCATTTCCTGTTGTCTTCACCAACACTGATTTTGCACCTTTGTCTGCTACAGTTGTATTTTTGGGCATGTCAAAGAACACTGGTGTTTGGTCTGCGTTGCCAATGTGACCAAGAAGATAGGAATGCTGTTTCCTTAAGCCAATCACATACCTCTGGAATTCAATCAATTTTTCATTGAAGTCAGAGGGCAATCTCTGTGCCAATGATGTTCTACGTCGTAAAGCTAGTCCTGAACGGCGCATCATTCGCACGCACCAACCTGTACTAGCCTTGAAATGTGTCCTGGGTATTTTGAGACTGTTTGCCATTTCTCGGGCCTTCATTTTGATGATTTCAGTGGTTATTGCAACCCCCTCGTTGCGTTTCTCACAAACAAATTCGACTACAGTTTTCTCAATGTCACCGAAACGACCTTTTTTGGGTCCACTGAAAGCTTTACGAGTAGAGTTGGCATTTCTCAACTTCTCTTTCAAACCCCGCCACCGTCGCACGTTTGCTTCGGATATGCCAAAACGTCTTGATGCAGCAATGTTGTTGTTTTCTTCTGCATATTTTACCACAATGAGCTTAaaatttgcatcgtgatatgttcgAGAGCCTTTCTTTATAAAAGAACTTGATGTTCCTCGCCTTGCAACACTATCCATTTTAGGTTCCCGCAATTTACCGCATTtgtttattaatgaaaataaacaattttgtttacATAGAATAACATTGTTAAAACGTATACAACACTTTGGGTTACTAAAATTGTTATAGCGCTTGCAACATAGTGGAGATATCATGTACTACAAAATTCAGCGTGAGAAATGACCTGGTTTACCAACTCCCAAGTCTAGGTTTCACTTCTTCTTTCGTGCATACTTTATCTATGGTGTGAGCgcaaataaacaaagcatggcGACTAGTACCGTAGatgttttttataatctttttgcGTACAAATTAGCTtgaaattttactgtatttttcattaaatgattataatgttaatagttatttattgcctgtacccataaaagtaatttcacattGTATTAGCCTAAAAATGTGGGACAAACTACCAtcaaaaatcaagattttcaaATGCAAGACGAATGTGAAATTTTACCGTTGCCGGGAGAAAAAATAATCGTCTTGcattcaggtaaatacggtatattatgTTTCAGCAAATATATTCCACCATCTTACAATTGATTGACCATAGAAATGTTGACGTACTGAAACGTACTTTGAAGCTAGTGAAGTTGAACACATTGTACCAACATTTACAAAAAATGCACTTTAATCAAAATTCCGAACATCACCTTGAAATTTATCACAATTCCCACTGAACACAACTTTATATCTGTGTCCTGTGAAAATTAGCGATTTTTCTAATGAATGCCGATATGCAATCTAGATTCTGTGGAAGTGTTACTCAACTAAAATTTGCAGGAATTTAAGAGTTGTTTCCaaattgtgttaaaataaatgttacttaACATATTTTCTTGTTTGGAGGTTAGTTTTTATGGATAAGTTAGTTTATTTGCAAATCAGGTTGGACAAACTATGTGCAATAATGGACTAAAAAACTGAAAGCAATATCTCTTACCACGAAACTGAAAATTCTATATGCGTTTGATCAGGGAGGCAAAAAGGTTGACCTAGCTAAAACATTTAGGCTGGCTTGAAGCAAAGTAAACTATTTCTCCATTTCATTAAACTGCAAAATTTTTGCCATTAACATCCCGAATTCAACTCTATTAACTATACAgctatttatttttgtagttcaAATCACTTGTTAGTTTTGAATTCATCTAATTTTAAAGAAACCTCATTATAACAAACACACCCAAAATCAGTCCCTTCAAGTTTGTTATACTGaggtcagtggcgtagcaagcgggtagcagggatggcccccgccaggggcgccggagcaggaggggcgccgccgcgacggtttcacggttactgaaccctcccccctctcttttaATGCATGAGGGGGCaccattttcaattctggccagtggccacagtcaccttagctacgtcaCTGACTAAGGTTTTATTGTACAAACatggttataaaattaattatttgatttagtaaaataataaagataaacTTTCATTAATATTGATAATCAATAATaatgtgtgtttattattatttattaaataataatgtaataatttatcatttttaatgcaagtaaattatacatatgggaacataacctcacaaacactcccataaAAATGGCCAGGAGACAAACTCCTTGCCAgcaacaatggaagcttacaagcaacctgacatcatTATACATACGGTAATATaacatcacttatataaataatcttgaaaaggtttataaacacaatttatatcattaatatccacaataaataaatatttttaattatactgaccagtattcaatataaatcactaaagtataagatttaaaagcacatatgtaTATAGGGAAATTTGTTGTATGGTGCACATGTATCGTAAAAATTCcttattttttcataatgtgcctaaagaagcataacttcaaaaatttaaaaaaaaaaatctgtaagcaTAACTACTACTTATACCCCCAGcgtgttcttaaatgctttccataacagacaccactctgatatcttcagCATTTTTCAAATTGTGTGGTTTATCCTAAAGCTCTGCACACGGTTGCCTAATATTTTTCGCAATTAACTTTATTTGCAAATCGTTGATTCCAAGTGTGGACGTACCTGCGCGGCGATGTACAGAAGATCGCCGAAGAGCAGGGCGTTGGGGGCGGAGTTGCGGAGGAACTCCTGCAGGCTGCCATTGCACATGTACTCCTGCACGAGGAAGATGGGCTCCTCCACAGAGCAGACGGCATAGAGCCTGACCAGCCGCGGGTGCCGGAACTTCTTCATGATGGCCGCCTCCTCCAGGAATGCCTGCGTGGACATGGTGCCCGGACGCAGGGTCTTCACCGCCACCTCCGTGCCCTTCCACGTACCTGCGGCAGCAGTGATAGCCTTGGAGTAGCTGCAGCCTCCACAAGTCTCACTAACAATTGCTACAACTGCACAGATAACGTTGAATACACTTAACTTTATCCTATAATATTAAATGAGCAATCCTTTTGTGTATGTATGAACTGGCATGGTGATTGTAATCATTTTAATTCAATTTATAGAATAGCTGTTTTCAGGGTTGAAAGTTTTATCTACCTAGGTCCCAACTGTGTAAAAAAGAGCAAAAATCTTTTAATATGCACTACAATGATCCAGGCATTCAAAACCACCATCTGAATAAATTTTTGGCTTCACTGAGCAAGGTGGCATGAAGGTAAAATATTGGGACTTGTTTTCTGGAGGACACCGGTTCGAACCCAGTCCAGTAACCCTGATTTTTAGATTCCCACAACTTTCCAAAGTCACTCCAAGCAAAAGCTGGGTTGGTTTTTACAACTGGCAATGGTGAATTCCCTTTCAAAATCACTGTTTTATGTACCCTTGTATGTCCCTCTCTAAAGATCATGCTGCTAATAAACCAAAAAGCATTCGCAATAAAATGTGGTTTCAATTTTATATTCTTACAGTACATTACAAAAGCATCAACAGGctatcagaatttaaaaaaaaaaaaaaaaaaaaaaaaaattagttactgtAAATACTGCATTAAGTCTCTCAACTCAAAAGCAGCACATTACATATTAAATTTCAAACAAACACCACGGTTTTAGATGGCTTATCACAAAGACAGAAAATTTACATGCCATCCACAAAAACGTTATCAGCTCCTTGTAGCCTTAATACAACTAAGgaaatagaaatattttatttctaataaaattatatatattttacttttattacaaTGTAATTGCATGCACCACTATAAACTTGTTACCTACAGTATcttaaaaaacaacataaaatatcAGTAAAGACCAACACTCACCATACCACACCTCGCCAAAATTTCCACGACCCAGTTGTCGTATTAGTTCTAGCTCGTTGCGGTCAATTTCCCATCGGTCCCTCAAGTTGAATGACAGCTCCACTTCAATTGGCTTTTGCTTTGGGCATGGGCGAGCCAAGACATGGCACAGCCCCAGGGCATTTCCTGTAACAAGTTATTATTATAAGGTGTGGCACCAATATACAACTTGACGTGAAAATTACCCACCTGTCACAGATGCAATCACAATaattactttacaaaaaataaaacatcaacTGTTTACAAACAACTAAAGATGAATCAATCTGATTTTTACTCCAAAACGAAGATTACCGTTTCATGTTTCATAATTACTTACTAAACAATACTGTTATTCTATGCGTAAGATATACTCTAGTTTTATCCACAagtatttaataacaaaaaaaatttcaattaataaccAAAAATgtaaactactgccagttttttttttgttgccaaaaTTACAAGATGTTAAATCATTCAttaacagggtgtctacaaaCAAAAACCTGtagaaaaatttccctgacttttccataaccaattttttaaaaataatttacttattttgctattttctgaaaaaataaaGATAATCCAGCTTTCACCATTCCTGAGGCTGCACTAGtttaaacagaaccttgcatatgcCCTTTTACAATGCTCTAAAAGACTAAAGCACTATATGGAATATACAATGTGTCTAAGACTGGACGATTGCATACAAGAGCAAGACATTTCCCAGTGAAtaccctgactttccctgaccaaatTCAACTTacctgactttccagaatatgGACATCCtgattaagtaaaataaaataaaacttttcaagatGAATGTTTacatgtttgtaaaaaaacttagaaaaaaattattgaaaatccaGTATAAACcatttacataaattattatgATCAAACAATATGAATACAGAGTACAATATTTAAAGGCTTGGCTTAACCAGCCATAGTATATTATGGTTTTCTTTAATATTTCCACatctttataaataatttcaagaATAGGCCTATAggcataaaattattttccagcTGTGACAAAACCAGAAAATGAAATGCAAATTATCAGGCAAAAATTTTACCTATTAATATTGGCATGACGTTTTTACAAACAGTAGCCAAATTTTTTTCATCCTAGCATGAACTAAGAGCATGTATTGTACACAGTTTTAAATTCCCATCCCCATCTAAGGTCGCTTGGCCATCATCCCCATGGAAGAGTGCATATTGCATTATTCTGCCTTCCAGACCTCCACGGTACAAAAGGGTAGAGCCAAGAGGCCAAGCATATGAAGGTACAGCTGCGGCTATAGTCAGTCTTGTTGGGAGACACCACAAAGCAGTCGAGCTCGCTCACCACAGCAAAAAGATCGACGCCTGACCGCTCGCAGCAGCGGTCATCGAGAGATACGTCCGGAGTGCTGAGAATGCATCACTAATCAGTTAGAGAGAATGAAGTCCGTCCAGAAGAAGGATATGCCTAACTAAAGGCCATAGCCACAGTCTGCCATCAGTGTCTTAATGGCAACAGGTTAGTAGGAGACAGTCGGTCCCAGGCCATTCGCAGCAATTTTATCAGTAGACAGATATATTTAGCCCAAGGCCATTCAGAGCGTAAGGGGAGGCTGTGCGAGTGAACCAACGGCAATAAACGCAGTGAACTATAGTATCCGAGTGTTCTCTGTTCGTGGAACGGAAACCTAAGAGAAACCCTACTTGTAAGCATTTGCCACAAAGGGGTGGATTCCAGTCCGACTAACATCACCTCCAGGAAAGGACCCACTGTTAAGCAGCTGCTACAGCACCCAAATCATTTGAATGATTATCGGCATACCAATAGCCATTCCTGAACCACTTGACAAACTCCTAAAGTGCAGCACCAAAACACATCAAGGCCAGTGATCTCTATCCACTAGCCAGACTCAAGACACGTCACGTGACAATACATGTGTAGAATAACTTGGCAGCAGTGTGTTCAAAAAAACAATATTCTCAaatgaatacaataaattatgtttgatggAATTCTTCTTAGATTGTTTCTTCAAGACATGCTACATGTTGTATGTTTTGGTTAGCCTGTGAGTCATGTGAGTGAGAGTCAGTCTGGCCCTCGGTTTAGTATCACCACTATATCGCTGATCTACATGGAGGGTGAGGCACTAAACTTACTAGTGTAAGCTTGCACCAAGGCCTGCAGGGTGACGAACGTCTGGTTGGTGGCGATGTAGAAGCCACCATTGTCCAAGGGCTTGATCTTGTAGTGTTTGACGTGATAGCCCCTGTTTTCCTCCCAGTCCTTCACGCTGAGGGAGTAGCCCTGCGGGTTGTGCTCGCTGGGACGCACCAGGAACGTTCCCCGAGGGTTCTCCACGGAGAGCAGCAGCTTCTCCGCCTCTTTCCTCGACACGTTCGTAAAGAACCAGCTGTGGGAACACACGCACGCTCCTTTTCATGCAGCACATGCTATCACACTAAACAGCAATAGTTTTAAGGCCAATATTTATTTACCTACCcaatgtgtatatatgtatgtaatcaGCTTTCAATTTTTGACATCATATTCCAAAACCCTATCATATAGGTTTAGGACAACAaggagtaataaataaaactattattattttcttttagctGATTCCCAACACCAATTTTATGATCACAAAAATCAAGAGAAAATGtatacatttcataaataattctaGGTATGAGAAAGTGACAAAATATTCTTTATTAGGTATAGTACTAATGGAAGGTAATACCATTATAAAGGACAGCAATAAAAATTTGGGAAGCATTGAGAAATAAATGTGCTAGCTGAACAAGAATTTCAGTCAGAAGTATTTCATGTTTGGAACCACGGCCTTGCCAGATTGATGATTATGCCGGATTATTGAACATCAATATAGGTAGTTTTAAAgggaatacaaaagaaaaattcaTATAGCGTGCAATGGTATTTGAAATTGTAATAAGGTCctctatagaaataaaaaaactgtatgtTGACCCTCCAAAAATCAATATGAAAATGTATCCATGGAATGTGAAATGTAAACAGGAAACATTGTACTGAAATAAAAACAGAAAGAAGCTATAAATTATATCTCTCattcatatttataattaaaaatatatataaacaaagatgtttaaatatttagtcaagtttaGAGTCCCAATACTCAACTTGGtataaaaaaggaaaaatgtTTCTTTCACTAACACTTACTCTTCACTCTCCACAGACTTCTCCTCTGCAACAAAATTTCGAGGAATCAACCCTTCTGCTCCATTTTGCAAGTGCCTCACTTTCCACCAATCCtgctcactgaaaaaaaaaaaaaaaaaaaaaaaaaattatgatggtGGCATTGCCTGTTCATGGGCAGATTAAAGAAAATGTACAAGTGTGATGGTATagtactaatattatttattttagttaatagTTTATTTACTTTAGCACTGAAGTGCTATTTTACAGCACTTCTACT from Bacillus rossius redtenbacheri isolate Brsri chromosome 1, Brsri_v3, whole genome shotgun sequence includes these protein-coding regions:
- the LOC134542087 gene encoding tyrosine-protein kinase Src64B isoform X2, with the protein product MGNCCCKSASDPRDTGDLGKVGDHYICDPTRPIRMHNPRGTDIIRTPATPFAPNSHCGRIVVAMYNFDARQESDVSFSKGDRMEVLDDSEQDWWKVRHLQNGAEGLIPRNFVAEEKSVESEDWFFTNVSRKEAEKLLLSVENPRGTFLVRPSEHNPQGYSLSVKDWEENRGYHVKHYKIKPLDNGGFYIATNQTFVTLQALVQAYTRNALGLCHVLARPCPKQKPIEVELSFNLRDRWEIDRNELELIRQLGRGNFGEVWYGTWKGTEVAVKTLRPGTMSTQAFLEEAAIMKKFRHPRLVRLYAVCSVEEPIFLVQEYMCNGSLQEFLRNSAPNALLFGDLLYIAAQVASGMQYLEGKQLIHRDLAARNVLIGENNMAKICDFGLARVIEDDEYCPRQGSRFPVKWTAPEAIVYGRFSIKSDVWSYGILLMELFTYGQVPYPGMHGREVIEQVEKGYRMPKPVSPAIPDSIYNLMLDCWAADPDKRPTFEYLNHFFDDFSTTSEVPYREV
- the LOC134542087 gene encoding tyrosine-protein kinase Src64B isoform X3 is translated as MHNPRGTDIIRTPATPFAPNSHCGRIVVAMYNFDARQESDVSFSKGDRMEVLDDSEQDWWKVRHLQNGAEGLIPRNFVAEEKSVESEDWFFTNVSRKEAEKLLLSVENPRGTFLVRPSEHNPQGYSLSVKDWEENRGYHVKHYKIKPLDNGGFYIATNQTFVTLQALVQAYTRNALGLCHVLARPCPKQKPIEVELSFNLRDRWEIDRNELELIRQLGRGNFGEVWYGTWKGTEVAVKTLRPGTMSTQAFLEEAAIMKKFRHPRLVRLYAVCSVEEPIFLVQEYMCNGSLQEFLRNSAPNALLFGDLLYIAAQVASGMQYLEGKQLIHRDLAARNVLIGENNMAKICDFGLARVIEDDEYCPRQGSRFPVKWTAPEAIVYGRFSIKSDVWSYGILLMELFTYGQVPYPGMHGREVIEQVEKGYRMPKPVSPAIPDSIYNLMLDCWAADPDKRPTFEYLNHFFDDFSTTSEVPYREV